The DNA sequence GACCGAGTAAGCTCAGCCTTTACGATTGTCTCTTCACGAACCGGTTCTGTGCATTCTCCCAGATAATTTTGGTTTCAATTTCCTGCCCCAGCTGTGATTCCCTGAGTTTATTCAGGCTCGATTCCAGGTAGAAAAACGGATAATAAGAACCAAACAGGATCTGCTGATACGGAACCTGTTTCATCAGCTTCTCGATCCCGCCTACTTCTTCCAGCATCGCGATCTCAATCGTCAGGTTCGGGTTTTCCGTCAAGCGGGTCAGCTTCGCTCCTCGTAGTGACTTCATCCCATTCAATACGGTAACCTGCAACTGGTCATGCTGTTTCATCAGGCCCGGCAAGGCTTCAAAATTCACATCGGGCACGCGCACCAGCGGATGATGCGTCCGTTCGTCTTCCATCCGCATGGCAATCTGGATGAACAGTCCACGCTCGGCTGCCTGGGCAAACAGCTTCTTCACGGCAGGATCACTGAGTTCGTATTCGTGATAATTCGGATGCAGCCGAATGCCGGGCATCTTCCACTTTTCATGACAGGCAATGACATCCGCTTCCCAGCCTGGAAGTCGCGGGTTAATGCTGCCGACGGGAACCAGGATGCCTTCCCCTTTAGTCTGACACTCTGTAACCAGCCTTTGATTCACCGACATCAGATCTTTGTGGAGCAGTCCATCGAAACTGCCGGCCAGGGCCTGTTGAATCTGATTCTGTTTGAGCTTTCTGACCAGGGAAGCAGTATCATCATTGGGCAGACGCCGGAACGGCCACTGTGAGAGATAAACGTTGACGTCATAAATCATACTTTGATCCCCTTTTCATTCAAAATGGGGGTCAACAGTCGCTTGAGGTTACCACCCAGAATCAGTCGTTTAGACACTTCGGGAATATCGGCTCCCTGAACCTTTGCCAGTTGAGATGAAAAACTGCGGCCGCCAATATCGCTGCCATACAGCACACGTTCTGCTCCTAAAGTGCGGACTGCCATCTCCGTCATCCCGGCCGTCGGATCGGAGCCACCAATTCCCGCATAGAGATTCGGGCTGTTCTGAATCGCCCGCAGACCCAGTTCCCAGTCGCCTCCGGTGTGGCCGGCGATGATGGGGATCTCGGGATGTCTGGCTGCCATCATCGCCAGGTCGCTGGGCGTCGATTCGCCTGTCAGGTTCCCCCCGGTTTTAAACCAGGTATGCTGATAGATCAGGGCCTTGAGTTCCCCCGCGCGTTTAATAATCGGATCGATGGCGGGATCATTACAGCGGGCAGCGACCCACAACTTAACACCGATCATGGGACCATTTTTCACGCAGCGGTCCAGTTCTTCCAGACTTTCATCCACATACTTGGCGTTCAGATAGACGAAGCCAAACGCCCGATCGTGCCAGTGGCTGATGGCCTGCATGACCTGATCATTCTGCTCGCGGAACTGTTTGGGCGTCGGATCGATCAGAAAGGGCCAGCCCATAAAAAAGACCAGGCGTTCTACGCCCATCCGGTCTGCATAGACCATCAACTGGGCGATGCGTTCATCGACCGTTTTTCCATCCACCCCGGAGAGGTGGCAGTGCAGGTCCCAGATCATTGTGTTACTTTCATTTTTCAGTTTCGGTGGGAGCAGCCAGTTTCAATGCGACTTGGGGTGGGTGGGCATAGCTGTTCCAGAGTTGGTCAGTGTTTGAGAGCGCCTGACCATCGTGTACCAGAAATCGGTAGCGACTGATATTAGGCGTCCCGGGTTCTATTTTCCAGTCGCCGAGCACACTGGGGGTAAAAACCATGTAAGGCATAGAGGGATGAATGCGAACCGGCTCCGGGAAGCGAAAGTTCTGTGGGTGACTTAAAATTGTAAAGCCACTGAAGGATTCATCGGCTGTTTTCCGTCCGGAAATATCACACCAGCGGGAGCGGTCGTGATTGCCGTTTTCGCGTGTCTTTCCATTCGAGGTCAGGAAGCGGCAGTTCTCTTTCGTCCAGCCCCGACCACCACGGATCGCCATGCCGCCGTAATGGTATTCGGGTAGGAGCAGCGGGCTGTCCGACGCACAGCGTGCATTGGAGGTGATGTC is a window from the Gimesia benthica genome containing:
- a CDS encoding amidohydrolase family protein, with product MIYDVNVYLSQWPFRRLPNDDTASLVRKLKQNQIQQALAGSFDGLLHKDLMSVNQRLVTECQTKGEGILVPVGSINPRLPGWEADVIACHEKWKMPGIRLHPNYHEYELSDPAVKKLFAQAAERGLFIQIAMRMEDERTHHPLVRVPDVNFEALPGLMKQHDQLQVTVLNGMKSLRGAKLTRLTENPNLTIEIAMLEEVGGIEKLMKQVPYQQILFGSYYPFFYLESSLNKLRESQLGQEIETKIIWENAQNRFVKRQS
- a CDS encoding amidohydrolase family protein, translating into MIWDLHCHLSGVDGKTVDERIAQLMVYADRMGVERLVFFMGWPFLIDPTPKQFREQNDQVMQAISHWHDRAFGFVYLNAKYVDESLEELDRCVKNGPMIGVKLWVAARCNDPAIDPIIKRAGELKALIYQHTWFKTGGNLTGESTPSDLAMMAARHPEIPIIAGHTGGDWELGLRAIQNSPNLYAGIGGSDPTAGMTEMAVRTLGAERVLYGSDIGGRSFSSQLAKVQGADIPEVSKRLILGGNLKRLLTPILNEKGIKV